In one window of Bifidobacterium crudilactis DNA:
- a CDS encoding response regulator transcription factor — protein sequence MKILVVDDDRTFTEMLRAALLTQGYEVAVASAGSGCLAAVPQEKPDLILLDMELPDTDGLSVIRSVRRWSDVPILVVSGQGATAEQDVPEVIEALDAGADEYVPKPVALDEILARVRALCRRIPHDSGAPLVTMGHVTIDLSTHSVFRQFRGRQTRVQLTPTEWKVLQMLVKNVGRLVTRQDLLTEIWGSEHVHDSGNLRLYVSQLRKKIEQDPAKPQFLKTETGMGYRLELQDS from the coding sequence ATGAAAATCCTTGTTGTGGATGACGACCGCACATTTACGGAAATGTTGCGCGCCGCCCTGCTGACGCAAGGGTATGAGGTCGCAGTAGCCTCCGCGGGCAGCGGTTGCCTCGCTGCGGTGCCGCAGGAGAAACCGGATTTGATACTGCTTGACATGGAGTTGCCGGACACTGACGGTCTGAGCGTCATACGAAGCGTTCGCCGGTGGAGCGATGTGCCGATTCTGGTGGTTTCGGGCCAGGGTGCCACTGCCGAACAGGATGTTCCCGAGGTCATCGAGGCCTTGGATGCCGGTGCGGACGAGTATGTGCCGAAGCCTGTGGCTCTGGACGAGATTCTTGCCCGGGTGAGGGCACTTTGCAGACGAATTCCCCATGACAGTGGAGCGCCTCTGGTCACCATGGGGCATGTCACCATCGACCTGTCCACGCATTCGGTGTTCAGACAGTTCCGCGGACGCCAGACCAGGGTGCAGCTGACTCCCACGGAGTGGAAGGTGCTGCAGATGCTGGTCAAGAATGTCGGACGTCTGGTTACCAGACAGGATTTGCTCACCGAGATATGGGGGAGCGAACATGTGCATGATTCGGGCAATCTGAGACTGTACGTCTCCCAGTTGCGCAAGAAGATCGAGCAGGACCCGGCGAAGCCGCAGTTCCTGAAAACGGAGACCGGCATGGGGTATCGCTTGGAGCTTCAGGATAGCTGA
- the fbaA gene encoding class II fructose-bisphosphate aldolase gives MTIATPERYAHMLEAARSGGYAYPAINVTSTQTLNAALQGFAEAESDGIIQVSVGGASYLSGQAVADRVTGSLALAAFAREVAKRYSHITIALHTDHCAVQYLDEWVRPLLAYEAEQVAHGEEPAFQSHMWDGSTVPLDQNLTIAEELLDKSQAARTVLEIEIGAVGGEEDGHRASENAKLYSTPEDAVEVARRLGLGERGRYIAAFTFGNVHGAYKPGFVKLRPDILGDIQRETASAVSQGKVEGLDASTRYPDDKPFMLVFHGGSGSSPEDIATAVGNGVVKMNIDTDTQYAFTRAVAGHMFANYDKVLKIDGEVGEKKQYDPRSWGKQGEISMAQRVVEACQELGSAGHALR, from the coding sequence ATGACTATTGCCACACCGGAGCGTTACGCTCACATGCTTGAAGCCGCCAGAAGCGGAGGATATGCATATCCCGCCATTAATGTCACCAGCACCCAGACACTTAATGCGGCGCTCCAGGGTTTTGCCGAGGCGGAGTCCGATGGCATCATTCAGGTATCCGTCGGCGGGGCCTCGTACCTTTCGGGGCAGGCCGTCGCAGACAGAGTCACCGGGTCTCTCGCGCTTGCGGCCTTCGCCAGAGAGGTCGCCAAACGCTATTCGCATATCACGATTGCACTGCACACCGATCATTGCGCGGTGCAGTATCTTGACGAGTGGGTACGGCCACTGTTGGCATATGAGGCGGAGCAGGTTGCACATGGCGAGGAACCGGCCTTCCAATCGCATATGTGGGACGGCTCCACGGTGCCTCTCGACCAAAATCTGACCATCGCCGAGGAGCTTCTCGATAAATCGCAGGCGGCCCGTACCGTGCTTGAAATCGAGATCGGCGCGGTCGGCGGCGAGGAGGACGGTCATCGTGCCTCCGAGAACGCCAAGCTCTACTCCACGCCCGAGGATGCCGTCGAAGTCGCCCGACGGCTGGGACTGGGCGAAAGAGGCCGATACATCGCGGCCTTCACCTTCGGCAATGTGCACGGTGCCTACAAACCCGGATTCGTGAAATTGCGCCCGGACATTCTCGGTGACATCCAGCGGGAAACCGCATCGGCTGTGTCGCAGGGGAAGGTCGAGGGACTGGATGCCTCCACGCGTTATCCTGACGATAAGCCCTTCATGCTGGTGTTCCACGGAGGTTCGGGCTCATCTCCCGAGGACATCGCGACGGCGGTCGGCAACGGTGTGGTGAAGATGAATATCGACACCGATACGCAGTACGCCTTCACCCGCGCGGTGGCGGGCCATATGTTCGCCAACTACGACAAGGTTCTCAAAATCGACGGTGAGGTCGGAGAAAAGAAGCAGTATGACCCGCGTTCGTGGGGGAAGCAGGGGGAAATCTCGATGGCGCAACGGGTCGTCGAAGCGTGCCAGGAGCTGGGTAGCGCCGGACATGCATTGCGATAG
- a CDS encoding adenylosuccinate synthase: MPGIVLIGAQWGDEGKGKATDLIGDKVDYVARFNGGNNAGHTVVVGDQTYALHLLPSGIIHPNVTPVVGNGVVVDPEALFSEIDGLESRGVDCSRLLVSESAHIITPYHRTLDKVTERFLGKHKIGTTGRGIGPAYADKVNRVGIRVHDLFNPQHLHDKVEASLHQKNQMLVKLYNRRAIDVDAIVDELLAVAGRLKPYVANTSLVLNSALDEGKTVLFEGGQATMLDVDHGTYPFVTSSNCTAGGACTGTGVGPTKISRVIGVSKAYITRVGEGPFPTELNDASGEWLRAQGHEFGVTTGRPRRCGWFDALVNRYAAQINGLTDIVLTKLDVLTGLESIPICTAYDVTLADGSHATVRDMPTDQAEFASAVPVYEEMPGWSEDISQVRSFEEFPQKTKDYVKRLEDLSTCRISAIGTGPGRDQIVSVHSLID, translated from the coding sequence ATGCCCGGAATCGTTCTCATCGGAGCCCAGTGGGGTGACGAAGGCAAAGGCAAAGCCACGGATCTCATCGGTGACAAGGTTGATTACGTCGCCCGGTTCAATGGCGGCAACAACGCTGGTCATACGGTCGTGGTCGGTGACCAGACCTATGCGCTTCATCTGCTGCCTTCCGGTATCATCCACCCGAATGTGACGCCTGTTGTGGGCAATGGGGTCGTCGTCGATCCCGAAGCGCTGTTCTCGGAAATAGACGGGTTGGAATCACGCGGGGTGGACTGCAGTCGACTTCTCGTCAGCGAATCCGCACACATCATCACGCCGTATCATCGCACGCTCGACAAGGTGACCGAGCGCTTCCTCGGTAAACACAAGATAGGCACCACTGGTCGCGGCATAGGTCCGGCCTACGCCGACAAGGTCAATCGCGTGGGTATCCGCGTCCATGACCTGTTCAATCCGCAGCATCTGCACGACAAGGTCGAGGCCAGCCTCCACCAGAAGAACCAGATGCTCGTCAAACTGTACAATCGCAGGGCCATAGACGTCGATGCCATCGTCGATGAGCTCCTCGCAGTCGCAGGGCGTCTCAAGCCCTACGTAGCGAATACTTCGCTCGTGCTGAATTCGGCATTGGACGAAGGGAAAACCGTGCTCTTCGAAGGTGGCCAGGCGACCATGCTCGATGTGGACCACGGTACCTATCCTTTCGTTACGTCATCGAATTGCACGGCGGGCGGAGCATGCACGGGAACGGGCGTCGGCCCGACGAAGATCAGTCGTGTCATCGGGGTTTCCAAGGCGTACATCACCCGAGTCGGGGAAGGGCCGTTCCCGACCGAGCTGAATGACGCCTCGGGAGAGTGGCTGCGCGCGCAAGGTCACGAGTTCGGCGTCACCACGGGAAGGCCGCGTCGTTGCGGCTGGTTCGACGCCCTGGTCAACCGCTACGCGGCACAGATCAATGGTCTGACCGACATCGTGCTGACCAAGCTTGACGTATTGACCGGTCTTGAAAGCATTCCGATATGCACGGCATATGATGTCACGCTTGCCGATGGTTCGCACGCAACCGTGCGTGATATGCCTACCGATCAGGCCGAGTTCGCTTCCGCTGTGCCTGTTTACGAGGAAATGCCCGGATGGAGCGAGGATATTTCCCAGGTGCGGTCCTTCGAAGAGTTTCCTCAGAAGACGAAGGATTATGTCAAAAGACTCGAAGATCTGTCCACATGTCGGATTTCCGCCATCGGCACGGGCCCTGGCAGAGATCAGATCGTATCCGTTCATTCGCTGATCGACTGA
- a CDS encoding ABC transporter permease subunit → MIAYVSKRRVLRPALMCVGLAIALMVLLFGVNPVTANAAEAVETCNPTSEIACVNGVLQDSAKAPIAGVEVTLGGAESATATTDASGKWAFSVTADGEYTVSIPASVVQEHGLKADTATVDVKKGDFSKARRVVRFDEVQASSEASSGSKASSDTGKSSESASSTAEGPSAFSTFMSRFWQQLFSGVIFGLMLGLMSVGMNLVYGTTKLSSFSHGEQVSLGGLMAYVGTQLLHWPLVVSAIFAVAVGALTGWIQNELVWSPLRRKRVGPTQQMIVTIGLSMALQYVFQFFFGGDVKGITTTVPKGFQIGPITTDATTLVLAGIALAVIIAFTLFLYGTRLGRATRAVSDNAALASASGINVERVVRIVWIISTALAALAGVLIGIYLNGIAWNTGALVLLLMFSAVTLGGLGTANGALVGSLVIGIVADMSSLVIPNDMRYVSALAILIVVLLIRPQGVFGKQQRVG, encoded by the coding sequence ATGATTGCATATGTTTCAAAGAGGAGAGTGCTTCGCCCTGCCCTGATGTGCGTTGGGTTGGCGATTGCCCTTATGGTCTTGCTGTTTGGTGTGAACCCAGTGACCGCGAACGCCGCGGAAGCAGTCGAGACGTGTAATCCCACAAGTGAAATCGCTTGTGTGAACGGCGTGCTGCAGGATTCGGCGAAAGCCCCTATCGCAGGTGTCGAGGTCACGCTGGGAGGGGCCGAAAGCGCGACCGCGACAACGGACGCTTCGGGGAAATGGGCGTTTTCGGTCACTGCGGATGGCGAGTACACGGTTTCGATACCTGCGTCCGTTGTGCAAGAGCACGGTCTGAAAGCGGACACCGCAACCGTCGACGTCAAAAAAGGCGATTTCAGCAAAGCGCGGCGGGTGGTGAGATTCGACGAAGTGCAGGCGTCGTCGGAGGCTTCCTCCGGCAGCAAGGCTTCTTCGGATACCGGAAAGTCGTCGGAATCCGCATCATCGACGGCGGAGGGGCCCAGCGCCTTCTCGACCTTCATGTCTCGCTTCTGGCAGCAGTTGTTCAGTGGAGTCATTTTCGGCCTGATGCTTGGACTGATGTCGGTAGGCATGAACCTCGTCTACGGAACGACGAAGCTGAGCTCCTTCTCACACGGCGAGCAGGTGTCTCTTGGTGGTCTGATGGCGTATGTCGGCACGCAGCTGCTGCACTGGCCCCTGGTGGTTTCAGCGATATTCGCGGTGGCGGTCGGAGCGTTGACCGGTTGGATTCAGAACGAACTCGTATGGAGCCCCTTGCGGCGTAAGCGCGTCGGTCCAACGCAGCAGATGATCGTGACCATCGGTCTGTCCATGGCCTTGCAATATGTGTTCCAGTTCTTCTTCGGAGGCGATGTCAAGGGCATCACCACCACAGTCCCCAAAGGATTCCAGATAGGTCCGATCACGACCGATGCGACGACGCTCGTACTGGCAGGTATCGCGCTTGCGGTAATCATCGCCTTCACGTTGTTCCTCTACGGCACCAGACTCGGCAGGGCGACTCGTGCGGTCTCGGACAATGCCGCCCTGGCTTCCGCCTCCGGGATCAACGTCGAGCGGGTGGTGCGCATCGTCTGGATTATCTCCACTGCCCTCGCGGCGCTCGCAGGTGTGCTCATCGGCATCTATCTCAACGGCATCGCGTGGAACACCGGTGCCTTGGTTCTTCTGCTGATGTTCTCGGCGGTGACCCTGGGTGGTCTGGGCACCGCCAACGGTGCTCTGGTGGGTTCATTGGTCATCGGCATCGTCGCGGATATGAGCTCGCTGGTGATTCCGAACGATATGCGTTACGTCAGCGCCTTGGCGATTTTGATCGTGGTCCTGCTCATCCGCCCGCAGGGTGTTTTCGGCAAGCAACAGAGAGTGGGCTGA
- a CDS encoding branched-chain amino acid ABC transporter permease has protein sequence MDWMTILSNSVAQLIAPTTAAYVLAAIGLNIHFGMTGLMNMGQAGFMLLGAYGFAITQSMGWNLFASLLAALALAAVYAVLLGIPTLKLGPDYLAMVTLASAEIIRIVARSTSMTNLTGGSGGISPQDFTTQFEAASPLPSGSSTILLWTYSNNIADSWWIRIVAWTLVLIAALLVWRWFKSPWGRVLKGIREDENALRSLGKSVTKFKLQSLFLGGAFGALAGIIFVLPRSVQPDSLGRQVTFYVWTILLLGGAASIFGPVLGSCLLWVMLTFVKELMRGTISENFMSSNQIEALGWVIVGVALMCLVIFRPQGLLGDRRELAFNV, from the coding sequence ATGGATTGGATGACGATTCTCAGCAATTCGGTCGCTCAGCTCATTGCTCCGACAACGGCGGCGTATGTGCTTGCGGCGATAGGGCTCAATATCCACTTCGGCATGACCGGATTGATGAATATGGGTCAGGCGGGCTTCATGCTTCTTGGAGCGTACGGATTCGCCATAACGCAGAGCATGGGCTGGAACCTTTTCGCCTCGCTGCTGGCAGCCCTGGCGCTCGCCGCCGTATATGCGGTGCTGCTGGGCATACCTACGTTGAAGTTGGGGCCGGACTATCTGGCCATGGTCACTCTGGCTTCGGCCGAAATCATACGCATCGTGGCCAGATCGACTTCCATGACGAATCTCACCGGTGGCTCGGGAGGCATTTCACCTCAGGATTTCACCACGCAGTTCGAAGCGGCTTCACCCTTGCCGTCCGGCAGCTCCACGATCCTGCTGTGGACGTATTCGAATAACATCGCCGATTCCTGGTGGATCAGAATCGTCGCCTGGACCCTGGTGCTGATTGCCGCGCTGCTGGTCTGGCGTTGGTTCAAGTCGCCGTGGGGCCGCGTGCTCAAGGGCATCCGTGAAGACGAGAACGCTCTGCGTTCCTTGGGCAAGTCGGTGACGAAGTTCAAGTTGCAGTCCTTGTTCCTGGGCGGTGCCTTCGGTGCTCTTGCGGGTATCATCTTCGTGCTGCCTCGTTCGGTGCAGCCGGATTCGCTCGGCAGGCAGGTCACCTTCTATGTGTGGACCATCCTGCTGCTCGGCGGCGCCGCCTCGATATTCGGCCCGGTGCTGGGCTCGTGCCTGCTGTGGGTGATGCTCACCTTCGTCAAGGAGCTCATGCGCGGCACCATATCCGAGAATTTCATGTCCTCCAACCAGATTGAGGCCCTGGGTTGGGTCATCGTCGGTGTGGCGCTGATGTGTCTGGTGATATTCAGACCACAGGGTCTTCTCGGAGACAGAAGGGAGTTGGCGTTCAATGTCTGA
- a CDS encoding ABC transporter ATP-binding protein, whose product MSDTQITPGEVVAGQQSTEQSTEQSTEQSTVQVAEASGAASGGVTFGAQVVRDLSFVEHAAGVHKPDPILVADNVTRKFGGITAVDVDHFEIERHGITALIGPNGAGKTTFFNLMTGFDTPDSGTWQFDGSNLSTVSSEKVARMGMVRTFQLTKVMNRLTVLQNMLLGAPDQPGEGMLRSLVPSLWRNREREITEQAEQLLDRFLLLKKKDDYAGSLSGGQRKLLEMARALMSRPKLVMLDEPMAGVNPALKQSLLDHIVSLRDDGTTVLFVEHDMNMVRHIADWVTVMAEGRIVAEGPPQSVMNDQAVVDAYLGAHANIDLGDDSVLQDME is encoded by the coding sequence ATGTCTGATACTCAAATCACACCCGGTGAGGTCGTAGCCGGACAGCAGTCAACAGAGCAGTCAACAGAGCAGTCAACAGAGCAGTCAACAGTGCAGGTTGCCGAGGCGTCGGGTGCTGCGTCGGGCGGTGTCACGTTTGGTGCCCAGGTGGTCCGGGACCTTTCCTTCGTGGAGCATGCGGCAGGCGTGCACAAGCCGGACCCGATTCTCGTGGCCGACAACGTGACCAGGAAATTCGGAGGCATCACCGCTGTCGATGTCGATCATTTCGAGATAGAACGTCATGGCATCACCGCGTTGATCGGCCCCAATGGCGCAGGCAAGACCACATTCTTCAATCTGATGACCGGGTTCGACACTCCGGACTCGGGGACGTGGCAATTCGACGGCAGCAACCTCTCGACGGTCTCATCCGAGAAGGTCGCGCGTATGGGCATGGTCCGTACCTTCCAGCTGACCAAGGTGATGAACAGACTGACGGTGCTCCAGAACATGCTGCTCGGCGCTCCGGACCAGCCGGGTGAGGGGATGCTGAGATCGCTGGTGCCGAGCCTGTGGAGGAACCGCGAACGTGAAATCACCGAACAGGCCGAACAGCTGCTGGATCGTTTCCTGCTCTTGAAGAAGAAGGACGATTACGCAGGTTCGCTCTCCGGTGGACAACGCAAACTCTTGGAGATGGCTCGGGCGCTGATGAGCAGGCCGAAGCTGGTGATGCTCGATGAGCCGATGGCCGGTGTGAACCCCGCGTTGAAACAATCGCTGCTCGACCATATCGTTTCTCTGCGTGACGACGGCACCACCGTGCTTTTCGTCGAGCATGACATGAACATGGTTCGCCATATCGCCGATTGGGTCACGGTGATGGCCGAGGGGCGAATCGTCGCGGAAGGGCCGCCGCAGTCGGTGATGAACGATCAGGCAGTGGTGGATGCCTATCTGGGTGCTCACGCAAATATCGATTTGGGTGACGACAGTGTCCTTCAGGACATGGAGTAG
- a CDS encoding ABC transporter ATP-binding protein — MADLVEEQSVQQLPDRSEIHVGEPDGEPLLDAVDLIAGYLPGVNILNGASLSLHEGEIVGIIGPNGAGKSTLLKSLFGLVHVKSGSLLLHGKDITNLRADKLVSMGVGFVPQTENVFPSLTVRENLQMGAYQSPQLFGERFDYVTSIFPRLGERKDQAAGSLSGGERQMVAMGRALMMKPSVLLLDEPSAGLSPMLQDETFIRVRQVNKAGVSVIIVEQNARRCLQICNRGYVLDQGRNAYSGRGRELLNDPKVISLYLGNLEETVEEEGR; from the coding sequence ATGGCAGACTTGGTTGAGGAGCAGTCGGTACAACAGCTTCCGGATCGCAGCGAGATTCATGTCGGCGAGCCTGATGGGGAGCCCTTGCTTGATGCGGTGGATTTGATCGCCGGGTACCTTCCCGGTGTCAATATCCTCAACGGCGCCTCCCTCTCCTTGCACGAGGGTGAAATCGTCGGCATCATAGGTCCGAACGGTGCAGGCAAGTCGACCCTGTTGAAGTCCTTGTTCGGCCTGGTCCATGTGAAATCAGGCTCCTTGCTGCTGCACGGCAAGGACATCACGAATCTGCGCGCGGACAAACTGGTGTCGATGGGGGTCGGCTTCGTGCCCCAGACCGAGAACGTGTTCCCAAGTCTCACAGTCAGGGAAAATCTCCAGATGGGCGCATATCAGAGTCCTCAGCTCTTCGGCGAACGCTTCGACTATGTGACCTCGATATTCCCCCGATTGGGCGAGCGCAAGGACCAGGCCGCCGGTTCCCTCTCGGGTGGTGAACGACAGATGGTGGCGATGGGCCGGGCATTGATGATGAAGCCTTCGGTGCTGCTGCTCGACGAGCCTTCGGCGGGTCTGAGCCCGATGCTGCAGGACGAGACCTTCATCCGCGTGCGGCAGGTCAACAAAGCCGGGGTCAGCGTCATCATCGTCGAACAGAACGCCAGGCGCTGCCTGCAGATCTGCAATCGTGGCTATGTGCTCGATCAGGGTCGCAACGCCTACTCGGGGCGGGGCCGCGAACTGCTTAACGATCCGAAGGTCATCTCGTTGTATCTGGGCAATCTGGAGGAGACGGTCGAGGAAGAGGGCCGCTGA
- a CDS encoding ABC transporter substrate-binding protein: MRRNRSLAVTATASVAALVMGLSACGGSGSEASSSGSASDGQFVVGGLFPLTGSLAYLGPAETTAADLAIKDINAAGGVLGKDVKEVSADVSDADHADQNTTAAQSVLSKSPSVVMGPASSSVVKNTYKAVTEAKVPMISMGATSPSLSGISPYFFRTVPPDSVQGAVVSSLIAQDGVQKLAIAVFNEEYGTGLRKVIVNSLKDAGVEVVYGETDTFDPTETNFSSLVTSIKATKPDAVLVIAFDQTKQLLKEMSSQGLDTKTKLYMTDGNTADYSSDFDAGFLEGAQGTIPGAHPSDDFQKRLKEIDSKLSDYTYSAETYDGIVLAALAAEKGGAVDGETVQKNLAAVSGADGGDKCSTFKDCAALIKEKKDIQYVGLAGIGPFNSNNDPSSASIGIYKFDSANKPVYSRSQEGEVPKS; encoded by the coding sequence ATGCGAAGGAATCGATCATTGGCGGTAACCGCGACGGCTTCAGTCGCGGCACTTGTTATGGGGCTCTCCGCGTGCGGCGGTTCGGGCAGTGAGGCGAGCTCATCAGGCTCGGCATCCGACGGACAGTTTGTGGTCGGAGGCCTGTTCCCGTTGACAGGGTCGCTGGCGTATCTTGGTCCTGCGGAAACCACTGCGGCGGATCTGGCGATCAAGGACATCAATGCCGCAGGCGGAGTACTCGGTAAAGATGTCAAGGAAGTCAGCGCGGATGTCTCAGACGCCGATCATGCCGACCAAAATACGACGGCCGCGCAATCCGTGCTGTCCAAAAGCCCTTCGGTGGTTATGGGTCCCGCGTCGAGCTCGGTGGTGAAGAACACCTATAAAGCGGTTACCGAGGCCAAGGTGCCGATGATTTCGATGGGCGCCACCTCGCCCTCCCTTTCGGGCATCAGCCCCTACTTCTTCCGCACCGTTCCACCGGACTCCGTGCAGGGTGCCGTGGTGAGCAGTCTCATAGCCCAGGATGGGGTGCAGAAGCTTGCCATCGCGGTCTTCAACGAAGAGTACGGCACAGGATTGCGTAAGGTCATCGTCAACAGCCTCAAGGATGCCGGCGTCGAAGTGGTCTATGGGGAGACGGATACCTTCGACCCGACCGAGACCAACTTCTCCTCGCTGGTGACCTCCATCAAAGCCACCAAGCCTGATGCCGTTCTGGTCATCGCCTTCGACCAGACGAAGCAGCTGCTGAAGGAGATGAGCAGCCAGGGGCTTGACACCAAAACGAAGCTGTACATGACCGATGGCAATACCGCGGACTACTCGTCCGATTTCGATGCGGGATTCCTCGAAGGTGCACAGGGGACCATTCCGGGAGCCCATCCGAGCGATGATTTCCAGAAGCGTTTGAAGGAGATAGACTCCAAGCTGTCCGATTACACGTATTCCGCCGAAACCTATGACGGCATCGTGCTTGCGGCCCTCGCCGCGGAGAAGGGCGGCGCGGTGGATGGTGAAACGGTGCAGAAGAATCTCGCAGCGGTTTCGGGTGCCGACGGAGGGGACAAGTGCTCGACTTTCAAGGATTGCGCGGCGCTCATCAAGGAAAAGAAGGATATCCAGTATGTAGGACTCGCCGGAATCGGACCCTTCAACAGCAACAACGATCCGAGCTCCGCGTCTATCGGTATCTACAAGTTCGATTCCGCCAACAAGCCCGTCTACAGCAGGTCCCAGGAAGGCGAAGTGCCGAAGAGCTGA
- a CDS encoding LacI family DNA-binding transcriptional regulator, giving the protein MVGMRDVAKKAGVALSTVSLVVNENGYVSDQMRERVESAMKELDYVPNELARNLYHGRSHIIGVIVPTIQHPFFSTLTAYLQQVFARHGLYTMLCSTFDVGEGEAPYVDMLRRRMLDGIILGAHTDYPHDYWTSIERPVVAFDRSLGASVPSVGSDHEQGGELAASLFALTGVRHVVEIGGPRSRFHDAADDAPRDTPSALSPVPDDDAKGDSEDVSARRTTFPPVRYQLAFESVLDAAGIRYDYMEIPSVADLGQFERVARQLFERFPDADAIMAPDLAAAFCVQEALRRGIRIPESLQILAYDGTFVTDAAGMKITSILQDFSGIANKLSEAMLETINADAQDAEGDGAGVDQEHGVQPALPSEQADVLSGMRADEADEEIGVAGMLTHTIPMKVKIGQTTRWNETVRELLFGSHPQTD; this is encoded by the coding sequence ATGGTCGGCATGCGTGATGTGGCCAAAAAGGCGGGCGTCGCGCTGAGTACGGTGTCGCTGGTGGTCAATGAGAACGGATATGTCTCGGATCAGATGCGTGAACGTGTCGAATCGGCCATGAAGGAACTCGATTATGTGCCGAACGAGCTGGCGCGCAATCTGTATCATGGGCGTTCGCACATCATCGGCGTGATCGTTCCCACCATTCAGCATCCTTTCTTCTCGACCTTGACCGCATACCTGCAGCAGGTGTTCGCCAGGCATGGCCTGTACACGATGCTGTGTTCGACCTTCGATGTCGGGGAGGGTGAGGCGCCGTATGTGGATATGCTCAGAAGGCGCATGCTGGACGGCATCATCCTCGGCGCGCATACGGATTACCCGCACGATTATTGGACTTCCATAGAACGACCAGTGGTGGCCTTCGACCGCTCTCTGGGTGCGAGCGTACCCTCGGTCGGTTCGGATCACGAGCAGGGCGGTGAGCTCGCCGCGTCGTTGTTCGCTCTGACGGGTGTGAGGCATGTCGTTGAAATAGGCGGGCCCAGATCACGTTTTCACGATGCCGCCGACGACGCACCAAGGGATACTCCAAGTGCGTTGAGCCCTGTACCGGATGACGATGCGAAGGGGGATTCCGAGGATGTGTCCGCCCGGCGTACCACATTCCCTCCTGTGCGCTACCAGCTTGCGTTCGAGTCCGTCCTTGATGCGGCGGGCATCAGATACGACTATATGGAGATTCCTTCCGTGGCCGATCTCGGACAGTTCGAACGTGTCGCCCGCCAGTTGTTCGAGCGCTTTCCTGATGCCGATGCCATCATGGCTCCCGATCTTGCCGCCGCGTTCTGCGTCCAGGAGGCTCTCAGAAGGGGAATCAGGATTCCCGAATCTCTCCAGATTCTCGCCTACGACGGTACCTTTGTGACCGACGCCGCAGGTATGAAAATCACCAGCATTCTTCAGGATTTCTCAGGTATCGCCAACAAGCTCTCGGAGGCCATGCTGGAAACAATCAATGCAGACGCTCAGGACGCAGAGGGTGATGGCGCGGGCGTCGACCAGGAGCACGGCGTGCAGCCGGCGTTGCCATCGGAACAGGCGGATGTGCTCTCCGGCATGAGGGCCGATGAGGCAGACGAAGAAATCGGTGTGGCGGGTATGCTCACCCATACCATTCCCATGAAGGTCAAAATCGGCCAGACCACGCGATGGAACGAGACCGTGAGGGAGCTGCTCTTCGGCTCGCATCCGCAGACCGACTGA